In Camelina sativa cultivar DH55 chromosome 13, Cs, whole genome shotgun sequence, the genomic window TGATTTTACTCCTTGTTCAAATAATTTTGTGAATGTGTGGAGAATACGCAGAATCCAATGTGCAGTGACTAGAAGCTTCTCTTTAGGGTTTTGGGTTTGATAAGAATCATTTAGGACATGCGTTTTATTCtctcaagttttgattttttttttctcagtttttcaGTTTTCAGTTTGATGCTTATCAACTTgagggtttttggttttgatgcaGAGACTGATTTGACATATGAATGGCGTCCAGGCACTTGGGCAAGAAGGTACCTTTTTCGTACTTTCCTGATGAATTCGAGTAAAAAGCTTTTAGTTTTAGCTTCCATTTTATACTAATTCCGTGCATTTTCCCAATATTTGCATTACCTTTAGTGGAagttcttgttttctccttggGAAATATTGcagttatgtttgtttgtttggttagaAGTTATATGGATAATTATTAAATGTTCGATTCTTGGTTCTAGGCCTTTAGCTTGGATTTCAGAGTCTATCTGTCATTTTATTAGGGAAGCAAATCTGCATATGCATGAATTTGACTAGACGTACGAATATGTGTTTATCACTTCGTTGTCTAAGCTAGTCGTATTTTAAATTGTTGagtataaatgtatattatAAAGCATTCGTTTCGGCATGTTTAAGTCTACAATTTTGTccagtttgtttggtttggttagtagttgcacattttttttggattgttttgcATACTTATCAGTTATCAGCATTTCAGTCGTCTTTCGAACTCTAGGATGGAAATGAAGTGAATTATTATGAATCGTTAGTTTGGTTTGATGAGTAAGTTACTCAATGTTCAAATTGCTTTGCATATCTATACCAGCATTTCAGTCTCATTTTTATAAGCATTTCACATATGTTTATGGATGTCTCATGTCTCAAGTAACTTTGTACATATTTTCAGGGTATTCAAGCCTCTTTTAGAATAGGTTTGGTTCTTCCACGAGTAGTAGCATCTACAGAGAGGCAGATTTCCTCTACGGCTTTTAAAAGAGCTTCTGAAAGTGTCTCTTTTTCATTCGCTCGGTACCTAAATGGTAAGTGTTAAAAGAGTGTTCACTGACAGGCGATTATCATCTTTCTTATACCTTGTTAGAAAGTGAATTTGAATAATGAGTATCTCACCCTTTTATTCATGTTTAGGGTTTGGTTTTAGTACGCTATCAAATTGGTCTCGTAGTCATGAAACTTTCCCTACCGAATCATCCATAAGGTAAACCGTTCACCTaggcttttttttgttgttgtcaattcTCTCTTAGATATGCTCCTCAGAGTACTGGAGTATCTATTTGAACAGGTATTTTCACGCGAGCCGAGAAACATTGGCGAAAAGAAAAGAGGATGCCGATCGGCTGCTGAGTCATCGTGAACGCAAGAAACAGACTGTGAAAACAAAAGGCAAGTTTTCAAAACGGGAGAAAAAACCGGATAAGCCACCTGTTGAAGCTCCTTATGTGCCTCCTAGGCTGAAAAGATTGGCAAAAGGATTACCTGAGAAAACGGTCGATATATTCGAAGGGATGTCACTACTTGAGCTCTCAAGGCGTACTGGTTAGTCAGTGGGGGTTTTGCAGAGCATTCTCATCAATGTTGGTGAAACTGTTAGTTCAGAATTCGACACAATCAGTGTTGATGTCGCCGAGCTTCTTGCAATGGTAAGGTGATTTTTAAGTCTAGTTCCAGTAACTTGGTTTTTAATTggatatatatctttaatttcaAAGGTGTTAAGGTTTGGTTTCAGTTTATCAGATACTGGAAGAACATAACCTTATATTAGTATAATTCTGTTTGTGTTTTCTCATCCTTTGCAGGAAATTGGGATCAATGTAAGGAGGCAACATTCAACAGAAGGATCTGACATTCGTCCACGCCCTCCAGTTGTAACCGTAATGGGCCATGTCGACCATGGGAAAACCTCGTTGTTGGATGCTTTAAGAAACACCTCTGTTGCTGCTAGAGAAGCTGGTGGAATCACTCAGCACGTTGGTGCTTTCGTGGTTGGCATGCCTGATTCAGGCACTTCAATCACATTCCTCGACACACCTGGCCATGCTGCTTTCAGTGAGATGCGAGCTCGGGGAGCCGCTGTGACTGATATAGTCGTTTTGGTGGTTGCTGCTGATGATGGGGTAATGCCGCAGACACTTGAGGCTATTAAGCACGCTAGATCAGCGAATGTTCCGATTGTGGTTGCGATCAATAAATGCGATAAACCGGGAGCTAATCCGGAGAAAGTTAAGTACCAGCTCACGTCTGAGGGGATAGAGCTTGAGGATATTGGAGGAAATGTTCAGGTGAGACTTGagagttttatttggtttatttggtcattggtttggtttttagtCCAGTGACGCATCCTGGattcagctttttttttgttttgttttgagttttgagttttatccATGATGGTTACTTTAACCATGGTGAATTGAATTGACTTGTTGTTTCAGGCTGTTGAGGTATCTGCAATGAAGAGTACAGGGCTAGACAAATTAGAAGAAGCTCTGCTTCTCCAAGCTGTGGATATGGACCTTAAAGCACGTGTGGATGGACCAGCTCAAGCATATGTGGTAGAAGCTCGGCTTGACAAAGGCCGTGGACCATTAGCCACCATTATTGTAAAAGCCGGAACTTTGGTGAGAGGTCAGCACGTAGTTATCGGGTCTCAGTGGGGAAGACTCAGGGCTATTCGGGACATGATTGGTAAGACAACTGACCGAGCAACACCAGCGATGCCCGTCGAGATTGAAGGGCTTAAAGGTCTTCCAATGGCTGGTGACGATGTCATTGTGGTGGAAACAGAGGAACGTGCAAGGATGTTGAGTGAAGGGCGTAAAAGGAAATATGAAAAAGATCGGTTGTTGAAAGCAGAAGAAGCCAGAACAGAGGAAGCAGCTAGAACTGAAACAGAGTCTGAGGAAGGTTTTGTTCGGGTTGAATTACCTATAGTAGTGAAATCAGACGTGCAAGGAACTGCACAAGCTGTTGCTGATGcgttaaaaacattaaatagcCCACAGGTGcgtgaaacaaaaatgttgaTATAAAGGTGATTGTGCCTTAttggctttcttttttttgtgaatttgcCTATTGGTTTATATTGGCTAGGTATTTGTGAACATTGNGtcattggtttggtttttagtCCAGTGACGCATCCTGGattcagctttttttttgttttgttttgagttttgagttttatccATGATGGTTACTTTAACCATGGTGAATTGAATTGACTTGTTGTTTCAGGCTGTTGAGGTATCTGCAATGAAGAGTACAGGGCTAGACAAATTAGAAGAAGCTCTGCTTCTCCAAGCTGTGGATATGGACCTTAAAGCACGTGTGGATGGACCAGCTCAAGCATATGTGGTAGAAGCTCGGCTTGACAAAGGCCGTGGACCATTAGCCACCATTATTGTAAAAGCCGGAACTTTGGTGAGAGGTCAGCACGTAGTCATCGGGTCTCAGTGGGGAAGACTCAGGGCTATTCGGGACATGATTGGTAAGACAACTGACCGAGCAACACCAGCGATGCCCGTCGAGATTGAAGGGCTTAAAGGTCTTCCAATGGCTGGTGACGATGTCATTGTGGTGGAAACAGAGGAACGTGCAAGGATGTTGAGTGAAGGGCGTAAAAGGAAATATGAAAAAGATCGGTTGTTGAAAGCAGAAGAAGCCAGAACAGAGGAAGCAGCTAGAACTGAAACAGAGTCTGAGGAAGGTTTTGTTCGGGTTGAATTACCTATAGTAGTGAAATCAGACGTGCAAGGAACTGCACAAGCTGTTGCTGATGcgttaaaaacattaaatagcCCACAGGTGc contains:
- the LOC104737113 gene encoding LOW QUALITY PROTEIN: uncharacterized protein LOC104737113 (The sequence of the model RefSeq protein was modified relative to this genomic sequence to represent the inferred CDS: substituted 1 base at 1 genomic stop codon) — its product is MASRHLGKKGIQASFRIGLVLPRVVASTERQISSTAFKRASESVSFSFARYLNGFGFSTLSNWSRSHETFPTESSIRYFHASRETLAKRKEDADRLLSHRERKKQTVKTKGKFSKREKKPDKPPVEAPYVPPRLKRLAKGLPEKTVDIFEGMSLLELSRRTGXSVGVLQSILINVGETVSSEFDTISVDVAELLAMEIGINVRRQHSTEGSDIRPRPPVVTVMGHVDHGKTSLLDALRNTSVAAREAGGITQHVGAFVVGMPDSGTSITFLDTPGHAAFSEMRARGAAVTDIVVLVVAADDGVMPQTLEAIKHARSANVPIVVAINKCDKPGANPEKVKYQLTSEGIELEDIGGNVQAVEVSAMKSTGLDKLEEALLLQAVDMDLKARVDGPAQAYVVEARLDKGRGPLATIIVKAGTLVRGQHVVIGSQWGRLRAIRDMIGKTTDRATPAMPVEIEGLKGLPMAGDDVIVVETEERARMLSEGRKRKYEKDRLLKAEEARTEEAARTETESEEGFVRVELPIVVKSDVQGTAQAVADALKTLNSPQVFVNIVHSGVGAISHSDLDLAQACGACIVGFNVKGGSCANLSAAQASVKVFHHRVIYHLLEDVGNLIVEKAPGVSEMEVAGEAEVLSIFKILGKRRTEEDGVSIAGCKVMDGRVCRSGLMRLLRSGEVVFEGPCASLKREKQDVEQVGKGNECGLVMGEWNDFRVGDVIQCMEPVIRKPKFISSESGAVRIEC